The Leucoraja erinacea ecotype New England chromosome 29, Leri_hhj_1, whole genome shotgun sequence genome has a window encoding:
- the LOC129711155 gene encoding unconventional myosin-Vb-like: MCCTFLRMNTFFVLCIKEQVALKVASKSRQLQAEAEQERFHYQSLMKEFSRLEQRYDNLKDEMSFMKYQEPENGNKILKEELNQQRNVSNSANGSSEQNSASCHLLNQLEAATEEVEILKEQQIWFKSQLLTAEKKIEAMKNKASMVDMSALPKDGNKMSADDLRCAYDAVRVANKLLLDQLQEEKDRRLKEMEVFQREARESGEKFEKRRHWFARSREAALVDGLDGGLRQEIVRLASENLVMQQLPLLFTFVPLEVVACWTISEPDISLPHHQMRCM, encoded by the exons atgtgctgtacttttctgagAATGAacactttttttgttttgtgcatCAAAGAACAAGTTGCCCTCAAGGTGGCGTCAAAGAGTCGCCAATTGCAGGCTGAGGCTGAGCAGGAGCGCTTTCACTACCAGAGTCTGATGAAAGAATTCTCCCGTCTCGAACAGAGATACGACAACCTGAAGGATGAGATGTCCTTTATGAAG TATCAAGAGCCTGAAAATGGGAACAAGATACTAAAGGAAGAGCTCAACCAGCAAAGAAATGTCAGCAATTCTGCAAATGGCTCCAGTGAACAAAACAGTGCCAGCTGTCATTTACTGAACCAGCTTGAAGCAGCCACTGAAGAAGTGGAAATTCTTAAAGAGCAACAGATTTGGTTTAAATCTCAACTCCTTACAGCAGAGAAGAAGATCGAGGCAATGAAAAATAAG GCTTCTATGGTGGACATGTCTGCATTACCTAAAGATGGAAATAAAATGTCGGCCGATGATTTGCGATGTGCGTACGATGCTGTCCGTGTGGCCAACAA ACTTCTCCTGGACCAGTTACAGGAAGAGAAGGATCGACGTTTGAAGGAAATGGAGGTTTTCCAACGTGAAGCCAGAGAGTCTGGCGAGAAGTTTGAGAAGCGGCGCCACTGGTTTGCTCGGTCACGGGAAGCTGCGCTGGTGGACGGTTTGGACGGTGGTTTACGGCAGGAAATTGTGAGACTAGCCAGTGAAAATTTGGTAATGCAACAACTTCCCCTTCTATTCACGTTTGTTCCTCTGGAGGTGGTTGCATGTTGGACAATATCAGAACCAGATATCTCTTTGCCCCATCACCAAATGAGATGTATGTGA